The stretch of DNA TTAATGTAGAAACATCGCCGCCCTGACTATTTTTCTCTGCCAATTGCTTTGAATATTCTTCTAATTTTGCTTCTGCAACCATCAAGCGCTCTGTTTGCTTGACCATGCGTTCTTCATATTTTGTTTCTGCGTCCTTTATTCGCTGTTTAATCTTTTTTTGTGCAATCTTAGCCCGATTCTTCAACACAATAATACGGTCTTTCTTCTTTTGCAAGGAAGACTCCCAACTATTAGAAATCGTCCGCTTATGATTACAAACCTTAGCAGCTTCAAGATTCGCTATAGTAGCAACATATTTTTTTATGTATTCTGGCTGGTCAGGCTCAACTGGAGTTTTATCCAGCTTAGTTTTCACGGCATCTGTTGCATACAAAGTACGGAAAACCTTCGCAGAAAGCCCAGTCATAACTTCGTCCAAGAATTCACTGACTTGACTGGAACCAACCCCATCAAACAAGGCTGCATCAGTGTTAGCTGAAAACTCTTCAAGGTTTTTAATTACTTGTTCAGGAAGAGTTGTAGTGAAAATGTGAGGAACGCTGTCTTTCCCCAAAAAGTTGAAATAAACAGTTCCATCACCGTTGATTTTGATGTGCTCTTTCCTAAGCGTGGACGCACCAACGGTATCTGCTTCGTCGGGGTCTTTTTCGTCTCCGACCCTAATTTTTAGTTTATCAATCAGAAAACAAACAGTCGCAGTTTTCCTGCGCTTAATATCTTTTGAAGAAAGATTTGTTTCAATGTGTTTTTTGACTTTTTGAAGATTCTTCTTAAATGCAAGAGCTTTATCAAATTTTTCTATCTCTTTTTGTTGCTTAAAACTGCAAGAATCAGAAAACCACACATACTTCATTTTGCCGCTCAGCTTATCTTGCCATCGAGCAATCCAGATGGCTTCTGGCTCCCAAACGATTTCGTTCCAGTTGCCTTCGGGTCGGGGAGCATCAGGGGATAGGTTCAAAATAACGTCTTCTTTTGAGGGCCCTTGTTTCCATTTTCCACGCATGGGATGTTTTCCACGGCCCATAAAAATTGAACTAGGTTCCGCAACATAGTTAGCCAATTCCATTTTTTCGCTGTCTACATAGGCGTAACCATATTTTTCTTTGTTAGCTTCACGAACAACTTTTCGGTCTGCAGCTAATTGTTTTTTTTCTTCTTTTGGAAGATTCTTTTTGTATTCACGTTCTTCTTCAACGAGCTTAACGACGGCAGAAAAATCCACATCTCCGGGTTTAACCTTGATTCCTAGTTTTTCTGAAAAATCGTCATGAAAATTCTTGGCAAAGACTTTATCCTCAACGTATGGAGTTCCTACTTTTTTTGCCCATGCTACTGCTAGCTCTTCTTGTTCAGTTGTTAACTTGACTTCTTTGCCATTTATTTTGACTGTAAGGCCCTTTCCTGGGTAAGGCTCGGGGATTAGTACACCATTGTGATGAAGTGCTTCCATCTGATTTTTCCGCCTGAATTGTTTCTTATAGGTTCGAAAAACAAACTTTAAGTTTTTCCTTTTAAACTTTAGTTTGCTTATTCAGAGGAAGATTTAATGCTTTATTTATTGTGACACTGTTTGCGAGTGGAAAAACGATGGATGATAGGGCTCTTCAAAAGATTCGTAGTGTAGCAGATTACCAGTTTGGTAAAGGCATTGGCATGAAGCTGTTTCCAGACGATGTGCAAATTGATTATTCAAAAAACACAGGAAAAATACGTTATGTTTACTTAGAGTCTAAATTGTTAGCAACCCTTAGACCGACTACCGGAATGTTTGTTTTAACTATTGAGGGAGCAAAACGCATCGTAACTCAAGTTGATCCGTTACATTTATGGGTTAAACTTGAAGATTTTGCTGAACCCTTTGTTGCTGAAGGGCGAAGTGTTTTTGCTAAACATGTAATTGATGTTGACCAAGAAATTCGACCTAACGAAGAAGTTGTAGTTATTAACCAAAAAAATGAAGTTTTGGCTGTTGGGCGAGCTGTTCTTTCTGGCCCGGAAATGCTTGCCTTTAACAAAGGAGTGGCGGTTAATGTTAGGCATGGTTCAGCGAAAAAAAGTTAAGAAGGCAAACTTAGTATAAGATACAAATCGAGGAAACACATATGCGTCGAAAAATGAGTCCACGAAATGCTAAACGTATGATGCAAAAAATGGGTATGAACATGGGAGAAATGCCCGAGGTAGAAGAGGTAATTTTCAGAAGCAGCACCAAAGAGCTTGTGGTGGAAAATCCTCAAGTTGCTGTAATTGATATGGGTGGACAAAAAATTTTCCAAGTCACTGGAGAAGTAACTGAACGGGCCCTAGAAGGCGCAGATGAACCCATACAAATCGCCGAAGAAGACGCTCAACTAGTGGCAGACCAAACAGGAAAAAGCCTAGAAGATGCTAAACGGGCTCTTGAACAAAGTGAAGGCGACCTAGCAAAAGCCATACTGCTTTTACAAACAGGTGGCTAACCAAAAACTTCGGTTTTTTGGTTTTTGAGTGCTTTGTTTAATTAGTCAGAAAAACTTGTTTAATACTCGCCTTTTTTGACATCTATCCAGCGGAGTTTGCTCTGTTTGAAAGTAGCGGATGGTTTGTTGGGTCGCATCAAAAAATAGTTTCCTTTATTGATTGACAACCTCGCATACAACTTGAGCTTTNNNNNNNNNNNNNNNNNNNNNNNNNNNNNNNNNNNNNNNNNNNNNNNNNNNNNNNNNNNNNNNNNNNNNNNNNNNNNNNNNNNNNNNNNNNNNNNNNNNNCATCAAAAAATAGTTTCCTTTATTGATTGACAACCTCGCATACAACTTGAGCTTTTAGATTTTTCACAACATATTCATGAAACTATGTACAATATACTAATGGATGTGTGTTGTGTGTTTTCTAGCAAAATTTGTGTAACACCTGTAGGTTATGTACAAACTGACGCAGTAGGCAAAGAAGTTAACAACAAAACTGTAGTTTCAAGGATAGTTTTCAAGGAAAAATACACTGAAGCCCTGGATGGCCTCAAAGAGTTTTCTCATTTGTTTGTCTTATTTTGGTTTCATGAACTTTCAGAAAAAAATCCTAAAACCATGAAAACCCATCCATGTGGACGAGACGACATGCCGTTAGTTGGCTTGTTTGCTACCTGTACGCCATATCGACCTAACTCGATTGGTTTAACTCGCGTTAAACTGCTGGATATCCAAAACAACATTATCACGGTGCAAGGATTAGATGCCTTTAATGGCACTCCAGTGTTGGACATTAAACCTTTTGACCACTGGGAAAAAACAGATGATTATAAAATTCCTGACTGGTGGAAACAAATAGTAAAAGAAAAAAGAAGGAAAACGTCAAGATGACGCTTTTACCTTTTTAGCGAATTCCTGTCCAAACACGTAGCATTTTTGCAGTTCTTCTTTGGTTGGAACCCACTTCAAAGTTATTGCAGGCATAACTAACTCCATGCCACCAAGTTTCAATGATTTTTCTATGGCAGCAGTTGCTCCTCCGCCCCAACCATAGGAACCAAACACGGCAGCTAGCTTGTTTTTTGGTCTTAGACCTTCCATTTCTCTTAGAAATGGAGATACAGTTGGCAAAACACCATTGTTAATGGTTGACGACCCAACAAGAATACCCTTTGTATCAAGGAGTTCTCCAATTATGTCGCCATTATCTGAAAACGGAAGCCTATACAAAGTTGCTTCTAGCCCTTCACTGACAATTCCATCTAGCATTGCTTTAGCCATTTTTTCTGTGCTTGCCCACATTGTATCGTATACGATTATTACTTTCTTGGACGCTTCGCCTTTTGCCCAATTCATATATGCAGTAACGATTTTCATTGGATCTTTTCGCCAAATAACACCATGGCTAGGGGCAATCATGTCAATTTTTAAGCCAAGTTTTTGAACTTCTTCAAGTTTCTTAATAACCAAAGCACTATAAAGCCACAAAATATTCGCGTAATATTTTCCAGCTTCCCACATGAGGATGTCTTGGTCAACTTCATCATCAAATCGATTAGAAGACGCCAAGTGCTGCCCAAAACCGTCATTAGATAATAACAAAGCATCTTTTTCTATGTAAGTAAACATGGTGTCTGGCCAGTGAAGCATCTTGGCTTCTAGAAATGTTAAGGTTCGTTCTCCCAAATTGAGGGTGTCCCCTGTTTTTACTGTTTGGAAATTCCAGTTTCCAAAGTAGTGTTTTTCTAATCCTGCTTTGCAAGCTTCCGTACCCACTACTGTTGCGTTGGGGGCTAGTTTAAGAACTTCTTTTATGGCCCCTGAGTGATCTGATTCAACATGGTTAACAATTAAGTAATCGATTTTTGAGGGGTCAATTACTTCTCTGATTTTTTTGATCATTTCTTCAGAAAATGAATGATCTACTGTGTCAACTAGTGCAACCTTTTTGTCAACAATAAGATAAGCATTGTATGTTGTTCCTCTGTGGGTTGAGTATGAGAATCCATGAAAATGTCTTTTATTCCAGTCCACGGCTCCTACCCAAAAAATGTTTTCTAAAACTTTTACGGGGGGCAAAAATGTTCACCTATAACATAGTTATACTTCAGGACCTATTAATCTTACCGAATTTTTTTAAAACTGATTTTTTCAGAGAACCTACAAGAATTGTCATTTTTGTTACTAATTTATTTTGAACTTTTAGAAGGATATAATTCTAAAAAAGCCTTTCAACTTATTTTTAAAATTCCAAACATGCGCTTACAATATGAAAAATTTGGAGCTATGCTAAAAATGACCACTAAAAAGAATCGACACCATTTGTCCACAAACAAAAAAAACCTACGTTAAATTGACGAAAAAAGGTCTCGTTTTTCGATGTAGGTTACGGGGTCTACTTCTCGGATGTTTGCACCATCCACGTCGATTATGTAAATTGTGTGAATGCGAGAATTTTGTATTTCATCCAAAGTTACTGGAGGGTTCTTGTAGTAAAGGTCACACAAGATTTTGAGGTGTTTTAGATCAGCTTTTGTTCGGCTTCTTGGAGGTTTAATCAAAGCGTCTGGAATCTGCAATAAGTAATATGGTGGAACCCCCAAAGCAAATTTGTCTGAATGATTACCATAACGGATTATTTTGCTTGCAATTCGGGATTGACGATACTTTGCAGGATCAAGAGCATGACTGGGAGGAATAAATCCAGTTTCAATTTCTACAATATGGGAACCAAAGCCTTTCACACCATAAAGGTCGCAGACTAAACCATTTATGGGTCGTTCTATGTCTACTTCATAGCCTTTTAAAATCAAATGTTTGGCACAAACCATCTCCATAACTGAGTGATTAATCTTAACCACGTTTTCTTCGTGCATCTGAATAAGCTTGTTTTTCAGGTCATCAAGCTGTTTTTGTGCGTCTTCTGGAGTATTATTGTATAGTTTTATGGATAGAATATCTAGATCCCTTTTGAATTTGTCCATGCTCTCAACCTTTTAGAAACTGCAACAAAAGTTTCCGATAATATAGCAGGTACAATTCTATGTCAAAAACTTTTGCACAAAAAGCAACAACAAAGGTTAACGGGAAAGAAGGGACAAAGCCCTTGCAAATAGCATTCGAATTAAATGTGGGGGAAGAAAAAGATTCCCAAGTTGGTTATTTTGTGGTTTTAGTCTTTGATTGCTTCAAGTAAGCTCATTACGTTCCAGAGCTTTACGCGGCTATAAGGTGGCATGTTGGGGTCTTGCAATATTTCATCAAGCACAGATATTGCGTTTGCAGCACGGACTGCAGGGGTGTCATCTGGGACTTGAAGGGATGTAACTGCCTGCTTTGCGGCTCGGCGGATATTTCTGGGGGTAGTTGTGTCTTCGGAAACCATGCCTAGAACGTTTATTGCCTGTGCAATTCTTTCCTCGTATTCTTCTAGTTGTTTTTTGCGCACCATGTAAAAGCCTCCAATACTATCTGCCTAAACTAAAAGCACGGTATTTAATCTTATCTTAAATATGAAAAAGTTTTCCTGCAGAGAAGGCCAACAAAGTCGGATAGATAATTAATTAACTATCACAAGAATATATGTTAACCAAGCTTCGTAGGAAAGGAATGATTTGACAGAAAATTCAGAGAGCATCAAAGTAATGGCAGATTTACTAAGGCAAGGAGCAACCCTTACTCAGCTTTCATGTCCTGCATGTTCGTCACCCTTGTTTAAACTACAAAATAAAGAGATCTGGTGCGCCAAATGCCAAAAAAAAGTGATAATAGTCAAAGAAGGAGACCCCGAACCAGAAGAAACTAAGGCACCAATGTTTTCAGGACTAGAAAAAACCATTATGACAAAAATTCAAAACATAGAAAAACAGCTTGCAGAAGAAAATGACCCAGAAAAAATAACAAAACTTGGAGAAACATTATCTTCGCTTCTTGAGAACCTAGAAAAAATCAGAAGCATGAAAAAATAAATGTTTCAACAGGGATGTTCGTTGTGCTTGGACGGTTCAGTAGTTTCCCAAAAAATGTTCACAAGGTATTAGTTTTCAATTATCACGGCCCAAAAGCCAAACTTCAAAAAACAATTGTTCACACATTTCAACAATTGAACAAACAAACATTTGCTCTAAACAACATAATGCCCTTTTTTGAACAAGACCATAAAGTTAGTTTTGAGTTTGGAATAGCGGACGAACAGGATTTTACTTTTTTAGATGGAAAACAACTTGAACAAACTCTACAAGCTGTTGAAGAAAATGAGGCGGCAGTTTTAGATTTCTTTGTTGTTGTTCGATATCACAGAATAGAGGACAAAGGAAAACAGATTCCTTTACGTTTTGATTATCACATATTACGGTTTGCATTTCATGAAAAAATTGTGGAGTTACTAATACGCCACGAACGAGGAACACAAAGAATCGGCATACAAGACTTGGTTGATTTTTTGATCAAAAGAGTAAACATGGAACTCAAAAAGGGGCAACTCGCTCCTTTGATTACTGATTAATTTCAGTGAAAGACGTTTTTAATTAGAGACTTTTTTCATAATTTTTCAGTGCTTGAGTTTCTTTTTGTCGAAAAACGTTAAGTCGCAAAGTTAACTCGTCAAAATCAACGATGTTTCCATCAAATTCTGGGCCGTCAATGCAAGCGAACTGGGTTTTGTCGCCAACAGTGATTCTGCAAGCTCCACACATGCCGCATCCATCCACCATTATGCAGTTTAAGCTTACAACTGATTTTATGCCACAACTTTTTGTCAATTCAACCACAGCTTTCATCATCAGAGGTGGACCGATTGCGTAAACTAAACTGAAATTGTAGTTGGCATCAATTAGATTTTTCAGCACATCATTGACTA from Candidatus Bathyarchaeum sp. encodes:
- a CDS encoding pseudouridine synthase, whose product is MDDRALQKIRSVADYQFGKGIGMKLFPDDVQIDYSKNTGKIRYVYLESKLLATLRPTTGMFVLTIEGAKRIVTQVDPLHLWVKLEDFAEPFVAEGRSVFAKHVIDVDQEIRPNEEVVVINQKNEVLAVGRAVLSGPEMLAFNKGVAVNVRHGSAKKS
- a CDS encoding nascent polypeptide-associated complex protein, yielding MRRKMSPRNAKRMMQKMGMNMGEMPEVEEVIFRSSTKELVVENPQVAVIDMGGQKIFQVTGEVTERALEGADEPIQIAEEDAQLVADQTGKSLEDAKRALEQSEGDLAKAILLLQTGG
- the tsaA gene encoding tRNA (N6-threonylcarbamoyladenosine(37)-N6)-methyltransferase TrmO; its protein translation is MFSSKICVTPVGYVQTDAVGKEVNNKTVVSRIVFKEKYTEALDGLKEFSHLFVLFWFHELSEKNPKTMKTHPCGRDDMPLVGLFATCTPYRPNSIGLTRVKLLDIQNNIITVQGLDAFNGTPVLDIKPFDHWEKTDDYKIPDWWKQIVKEKRRKTSR
- a CDS encoding UPF0147 family protein; protein product: MVRKKQLEEYEERIAQAINVLGMVSEDTTTPRNIRRAAKQAVTSLQVPDDTPAVRAANAISVLDEILQDPNMPPYSRVKLWNVMSLLEAIKD
- a CDS encoding flavodoxin domain-containing protein, producing the protein MPPVKVLENIFWVGAVDWNKRHFHGFSYSTHRGTTYNAYLIVDKKVALVDTVDHSFSEEMIKKIREVIDPSKIDYLIVNHVESDHSGAIKEVLKLAPNATVVGTEACKAGLEKHYFGNWNFQTVKTGDTLNLGERTLTFLEAKMLHWPDTMFTYIEKDALLLSNDGFGQHLASSNRFDDEVDQDILMWEAGKYYANILWLYSALVIKKLEEVQKLGLKIDMIAPSHGVIWRKDPMKIVTAYMNWAKGEASKKVIIVYDTMWASTEKMAKAMLDGIVSEGLEATLYRLPFSDNGDIIGELLDTKGILVGSSTINNGVLPTVSPFLREMEGLRPKNKLAAVFGSYGWGGGATAAIEKSLKLGGMELVMPAITLKWVPTKEELQKCYVFGQEFAKKVKASS
- a CDS encoding DNA topoisomerase I; the protein is MEALHHNGVLIPEPYPGKGLTVKINGKEVKLTTEQEELAVAWAKKVGTPYVEDKVFAKNFHDDFSEKLGIKVKPGDVDFSAVVKLVEEEREYKKNLPKEEKKQLAADRKVVREANKEKYGYAYVDSEKMELANYVAEPSSIFMGRGKHPMRGKWKQGPSKEDVILNLSPDAPRPEGNWNEIVWEPEAIWIARWQDKLSGKMKYVWFSDSCSFKQQKEIEKFDKALAFKKNLQKVKKHIETNLSSKDIKRRKTATVCFLIDKLKIRVGDEKDPDEADTVGASTLRKEHIKINGDGTVYFNFLGKDSVPHIFTTTLPEQVIKNLEEFSANTDAALFDGVGSSQVSEFLDEVMTGLSAKVFRTLYATDAVKTKLDKTPVEPDQPEYIKKYVATIANLEAAKVCNHKRTISNSWESSLQKKKDRIIVLKNRAKIAQKKIKQRIKDAETKYEERMVKQTERLMVAEAKLEEYSKQLAEKNSQGGDVSTLNKRVKRQREVVAKQKQRIKDMKSKQAERMEKLKESLQKRKERDATAVDKMDLKIKIQKETRDYNVSTSLKSYIDPRVYYEWGQKVRYDWKQYYAKSLHKKFSWLDCQDEQK